The proteins below come from a single Rosa rugosa chromosome 2, drRosRugo1.1, whole genome shotgun sequence genomic window:
- the LOC133734395 gene encoding uncharacterized protein LOC133734395 — protein MDRWSYAWEDPMGYEQPPQDRAYAPSKPSIEELFAQFKAISESVDPIMEQFKASLLQEQPPTTLYLQEPFFDQVEPISREEVHIKHLEQESFMQIDDYSDVDVQESELGYESSNASGVKDYTSEEWVQYWKSKLPNGGEIFEDDLMRSKQAHKLTLKYR, from the coding sequence ATGGATCGATGGAGTTATGCATGGGAAGACCCAATGGGATATGAGCAACCTCCTCAAGATCGAGCTTATGCACCTTCAAAGCCATCCATCGAAGAATTGTTTGCTCAATTCAAAGCTATAAGTGAGAGTGTAGATCCAATCATGGAGCAATTCAAGGCTAGCCTACTTCAAGAGCAACCTCCCACCACTTTATATTTGCAAGAGCCTTTCTTTGATCAAGTGGAGCCTATTTCAAGAGAAGAAGTACATATCAAGCATCTTGAGCAAGAGTCGTTTATGCAAATTGATGATTATAGTGATGTTGATGTACAAGAAAGTGAGCTTGGTTATGAAAGTTCCAATGCAAGTGGGGTGAAAGACTACACTTCGGAGGAATgggtgcaatattggaaatcTAAGCTTCCTAATGGAGGGGAGATATTTGAAGATGAtttgatgcgctcaaagcaagcgcataagttaaccctgaaatatcgttag
- the LOC133732139 gene encoding L-ascorbate oxidase-like has protein sequence MAKVSRNYIMMCMLFSILLILGHSVEAGKVRHFKWDVEYIFWSPDCEENVVMGINGQFPGPTIRATAGDTVVVELTNKLHTEGVVIHWHGIRQLGTPWADGTASISQCAINPGETFYYRFKLDKAGTYFYHGHYGMQRSAGLYGSLIVDVAKGDKEPFHYDGELNLLLSDWWHESVHHQEVGLSSNPMRWIGEPQSLLMNGRGQYNCSIAGAHYSNSSSTKCSLRGGEQCAPKVLHVLPNKIYRLRIASTTALASLNLAIGNHKLVVVEADGNYVQPFAVDDLDIYSGESYSVLITTNQDPSNNYWVSVGVRGREPKTPQGLTLLNYNTNSPSKLPTSPPPVTPIWNDYAHSKSFTTKILALMGSPQPPKTFHRRITLLNTQNKMNGGYTKWAINNVSLTLPPTPYLGSIKYGLKNAFSLVNPPENFPNDYDVMKPPVNHNTTAGNGVYTLAINTTVDVILQNANALSENVSEIHPWHLHGHDFWVLGYGDGKFDRKRDERKFNLKNPPLRNSAVIFPYGWTALRFVADNPGVWAFHCHIEPHLHMGMGVVFAEGVQHVNNIPNQALACGLTGKMFTTRAANHTN, from the exons ATGGCGAAAGTAAGTCGAAATTATATTATGATGTGCATGTTGTTTAGCATATTGTTGATCCTGGGCCATTCAGTGGAAGCAGGGAAAGTGAGACACTTTAAATGGGATGTGGAGTACATATTCTGGTCTCCAGATTGCGAAGAGAACGTGGTGATGGGAATCAACGGGCAGTTTCCGGGGCCGACGATCAGGGCAACAGCCGGAGACACGGTTGTGGTTGAACTGACGAACAAACTGCACACAGAGGGAGTGGTGATTCACTGGCACGGAATCAGACAGTTGGGAACACCTTGGGCTGACGGCACTGCTTCTATCTCACAGTGTGCCATCAACCCTGGAGAGACCTTTTATTACAGGTTCAAACTCGACAAG GCTGGAACATACTTTTACCATGGGCACTATGGAATGCAAAGAAGCGCAGGGTTGTACGGATCTTTGATAGTGGACGTCGCAAAGGGAGATAAGGAGCCTTTTCACTACGACGGCGAGTTGAACTTGCTGCTGAGCGACTGGTGGCACGAAAGCGTTCACCACCAAGAAGTTGGCCTCTCTTCCAATCCAATGCGTTGGATCGGTGAACCACAG AGTTTGCTAATGAATGGAAGGGGCCAATACAACTGTTCTATAGCGGGAGCGCACTATAGCAATTCCAGCTCCACCAAGTGCAGTTTAAGAGGAGGGGAACAATGCGCCCCCAAAGTTTTACATGTTCTTCCCAATAAGATCTACAGGCTCCGAATCGCCAGCACTACTGCCCTTGCTTCCCTCAATTTGGCCATTGGG AATCACAAATTGGTGGTGGTGGAAGCGGATGGAAATTACGTCCAACCATTTGCAGTTGATGACCTGGACATCTACTCCGGCGAGAGCTACTCAGTGCTGATAACCACAAACCAAGACCCTTCCAACAACTACTGGGTTTCAGTCGGAGTAAGAGGAAGAGAACCCAAGACTCCTCAAGGCCTCACCCTCCTCAATTACAACACCAACTCCCCCTCCAAGCTCCCCACTTCTCCGCCTCCAGTCACTCCTATCTGGAATGACTACGCCCACAGCAAGTCCTTCACCACCAAGATTCTTGCCCTAATGGGATCCCCACAGCCCCCCAAGACCTTCCACCGTCGGATCACCCTACTCAACACCCAAAACAAAATGAACGGCGGATACACCAAGTGGGCCATCAACAACGTCTCCCTAACCCTACCCCCGACTCCTTACTTGGGCTCCATCAAGTACGGCTTAAAGAACGCTTTCAGCCTCGTGAACCCGCCGGAGAACTTCCCCAACGACTACGACGTCATGAAGCCGCCGGTCAACCATAACACGACCGCCGGGAATGGGGTTTACACGCTGGCAATCAACACCACGGTGGACGTGATTCTTCAGAATGCTAATGCGCTGAGCGAGAATGTAAGCGAGATACACCCGTGGCATCTTCACGGTCATGACTTCTGGGTGTTGGGTTATGGAGATGGCAAGTTTGATCGGAAGAGAGACGAGAGAAAGTTCAACCTGAAGAATCCTCCGCTGCGGAACAGTGCGGTGATATTTCCTTACGGGTGGACCGCTCTGCGGTTCGTGGCGGACAACCCAGGAGTGTGGGCTTTTCACTGTCACATTGAGCCGCATTTGCATATGGGCATGGGAGTCGTCTTTGCCGAAGGTGTTCAACATGTCAACAACATACCCAATCAAGCTCTTGCTTGCGGTCTCACCGGAAAGATGTTTACGACCAGAGCTGCCAACCATACTAATTAA